Genomic window (Drosophila willistoni isolate 14030-0811.24 chromosome 2L unlocalized genomic scaffold, UCI_dwil_1.1 Seg196, whole genome shotgun sequence):
GCCGAAGTTTGGGAAGCTGCCTCTGAGTTCCGTAACTTTTGCTACAACTATCGTGATTCTCTGATGGCCGGCATCATTGTGGCTGGCTGGGATGCACAGCGTGGAGGTCAGGTCTACAGCATTCCACTGGGTGGCATGTTGACACGCGAAGCCTGCACCATTGGCGGTTCGGGTTCCTCATTCATTTATGGTTTTGTTCGTGAACACTACCGCGAGGGCATGCAGAAGGAGGAGTGCGTTGAGTTCGTTAAGAAGGGTAAGCCGGCAGTAATCGTTTAAAGAACTGGACACTAATTCCTGTATATTTGCAGCCGTCCAACATGCCATTTACCACGATGGTAGCTCCGGCGGTGTTGTACGCATTGGCATCATCACCGAAGATGGAATCGAGCGTCGTTTATTCTTCAATACCGAAACAGGCCTGCCCGAAGTCTCGGAGCGAAGTGAAAGCTCCTTTATTGTCGCTGCGTAAAATCTGGGATCATAAAAAGTTCTAAACTGtctttttcaataaaaataaaatatatagaaattcgGCATagtgtgaatttaatttgtttttttttttgtatatgtcttttattcattttgaGCAGTACAAAAGCTAATTTACGATTAATTTATGATGGGAATactaatatgtatatagatgcAGATGGGTATATAAATAGTCGAGTATGGACTTAAATACTATTTGGTTATACTAAAATATCCATTTCTAATCATAGCACACAAGTGTTTACATTTAACATACAATGAATTGAATCTCAACTTGAATTCAAAAGTCCAATGTGGATGCCCTATTTCAATTGGTTGGAAGATCAAAAGTTATACAATATAATTGACTTTTAGATATATAAATTGGCATTTGTGAGAGTTTTTTAGCAAGGTAGGAAAAATTTCGAGCTATCCACATGAGATTCCATTTCACTATCACATCTTTGACATATAAACCCCCTCTCCCCCGACCACCATTCAATTCCAAACTCATTTTATATCTTCATTTTAAGCATTGAGCTTGGCAACCTCTTCCACGCCTGCCTCAATAGTAGTCTCTATGGATTTGGTTGTGGTTCTCTTTTGCCTGCGATAACGATAGTAAATTTCCGGAGACCACACAATCACCACCAGGAATAGTATCACACTCTGGGCATACAAACATATCACATATGAATCGAAGTAGTCACGAATCCAGCCCAATAGCTGGCCAACTGTGATGACAATCAATCCTTTGGACATCATACTGAGACCCAAACCTCCAGCCAGTTTTTCCGATCGGCAATGCGATGAAATGGTTAGATTGTTATTGATGACAGTGGCAGATTTCATCATTCCGGTTAATACAGACATGGCAATAATAACCCTTAGATCCTTGGTCTCCGCTAGGAACATGCGTGCCACAAATAGGCCCAGTGTGCCTAACAGGAAGACCACACGGTAGGGTATTCTAAGGTAATCGGTCAAACAAGGCAAAAGAAGACGACAAATGATATCCGCAAAGGCCACCACAGACATGCAGGTGGCAACCAATTGGCTATTCAGATCAACAGAATGCCTTAGGAAACTCGGGAAGATCATAGTGAAATTTATAGTTGCCGTATAGACTAGGGCCATGCCCACTATGATGCTCCAAAAGACGAAATCTTTAAGCAATTCCAAGTCCAGAGCTTGCACTAAACGGGATAGCATTTTCTTGGAAAACGATTCTTCAGATGGTTGATGCACAGTCTCAGCCTGTGGAGTCACTTGGCATTTTTCTACATCTTTCTCGGACAGCAGGCGTATATGCTTACGGTTGTTATGCTGAAGCGGAGGATTTAAAGGTTTCAAGAACATGGCACCAAAgatctaaaaacaaaaccgaaaacCAACGATTAATGATACTAAATAgaaatcattttctttttacttaCCCCGGTCAATGAAACCATAGCCATGGCCAAAACGGCTATTTGGAAATCATAGTTATCCAGAAAATAGCGCACAACATGTGGCATAAAGACCTGACCCACTCCGGCTCCAGCTAATGATACACCCACGGCACGTCCACGTTTACTGCTAAAGTAGGAATTAATGGCCATAAAAGTTGAGGGTGAAATGAGACCCAAACCGAAGCCAACGAAGAAACTATAGCCCACTATGAAATGCCAACTCTCTGTAGCCATGGAGCATATAAGAAGGCCCAAGGAGACAAAAAGACAACCACAGATTGCCACATTGCGAGGCTTGAAACTCTTGATGGCCGGACCAATAAACAGACCCGAAAAGTTTAAAGCCAAGCTATTAAGATTGGTTATTAAAGCCGCTGTGAATGTGTCCTCATTCATCCGACGAAGTTCACCACCAAAAAGTTGACCAAACACCGACAATATGGATTGATTGGTCATCTATAAATTAAAACCATATCATTATTATTGTCTAGAGTCTAGATTCTGTAGTGTTTTTGGTACTTACATTTATGATGGCGACGGCGGCGACTATCACCCACCCAAACCCACCATCGGGCACCCGATTAACTTGACCGTCCATGCTCGTTGTCCCAATCAGATTTCAATGGTTTACTATATAGACCTTGTCGCAATTAACTGAAAAAgataacaacaataaaggGGTAAATATAGTAGAGGCTTaaaatgtttactttgattAGCAGCCGCCTTATCTGTGCCAGGATTGGGcaatataaacaataaaaacaaaaaacaatggAAGTGGAGACATTTTACTTACTCATTCCTTGCCTATGCGAAGGCTAGACACAGAATGACATTTACTTAATCTTCGAATCATTTGAGGTGTTGCTCAATAGTCAACAACATCttattaacaaattaaattaaattgtttaaattaattcaaaGACAGTGGACGGCGGTGAATCTGCTAAAGTCCACAAGCCAATCAGCTGAttcgttgtttgtttgtttatttttttttaccatcTCTAACGCTTTCGATATTACGATGATAGCGGAATGCGTTCAAGAATTATATGGTCACCCTAAGCGTGGACTAGTTCCATCTCTAATtgaatggcaacaaaaacgAGTGATAACTTTACcaaaattctttattttttttgctgaaaTATGAACAAATTGTGCTATTTGTGCACACAACAGAAGGCGGATGACAGCATTGGGCACATCGACTTGGCTTCAGATGAGGCCAAAATGATGCGATTGAAAGAAATCATTGAAAAGCATTTTTGGCTTAGGGTAAACAATTGCGCTGTgaaaaatataacaacaaattgcTCATCTAGTTGTCCATGTTTTTCCTAGATTGACAATGATGCTTTGGACGATTCATTTGTGTGTGGCCCATGTTGGGAGCAATTGTTGCTATTTCATAATTTCTATGAAAAAGTGGAGCAAGCCCACAAAGTTCTGCAGGCGAACGCGCCAATGGTAAAATGCGAACAACCCGAGAGGGAGAAGGAGAAACCCAGGGAAAGCGTGGCGGAGGCAGTGAAAACCCGCAGACGTGGACGTCCTCGCAAAGCCTCGGCCATTGAGGTCAAAGCCAATGAAGAGGAGCTTAAGGCTGTGTTGGAGCAGATCAATTTAAATGAGATTAAAATTGAATATCCCGAGGCCGATTTAACCATGGCCGATGTACTAGAAGATGaagaggatgatgatgatgaagcgGCGGATGATGTTGATGAGCACGACAACGAAGAAGAGTTTGAGCACGATGACGTCAACAATAATACAGAGTCCGAGGAGGAAGaacaggaggaggaggaggattTAAAGATAGAGCAAAAGCCAAAATCCAAAAAGCAACAAGTCAAAAAAGTTGCCAAAAAGAAGCGTGGTCGACCCCGTGGCTCAGTGCGTGGACGAGTCGCCAAGAGACCCATGACAGCCACTGGAGTAACCATCATAGAAAAGTCGCGAGAATTTAACGAATATCTACGTGAACATTACAAAGTTCAGTGCAGCATTTGCAGCAAGCCACAAGAAGGATTTTCCGAACTTTTAGTTCATATGCGGCAAGAGCATAAGCAACGCGGTTATGCCATGTGCTGTAATCGAAAGTTCTACAAGCGTGGTGTTCTGGTTGATCATTTGCAGCATCATCAGAATCCTGAACTATTCAAGTGCCACATCTGCAATCGGGTAATGGGTCAAAGACGCAGCCTAGAGTTGCATATGCGTATGCATGAGGTCAAGGAGAGAGGTCGTCTCTATCAATGCGATGTATGCATGAAAAGTTTCTACAGCCTTAAAGTGTGTGATCGCCACAAGCTCACCCACATTCCCAAGGAACTTTGGAACGATGAGTGTCCCACTTGCGGCAAGACCTTTCCCAATCGTTATACCATGCAGCAGCATGTGAAACTTGTCCACTTGAATCTCTATTGCAAAATGTGCGAAATCTGTGGCAAATCTATACGAGGTCGCGAAGCATTAGCCCGTCATATGGAGGAGCATGCCGGTGCTCCGCAAAAGGTGATCAAATGTGACCTCTGTGACTCCATATTGACCAATAAATACGGTTTGGCCCGTCACATTAAAATGATGCACACGGAGGAGAATTTGCAACCCATGCAATGTGAATATTGTTTGAAAATCTCACCTAGCTTACAATCCCATCAGCATCACATTAAGTATACGCATAAGACGGCCAGAACTCATCAGTGTCCCATGTGTGAAAAAGCCTTCAAGAGACCCAACGAACTAAAAGTATGTAGATTTTTATATCCTTTTATGGATTATAATATTCTCCATCTTTTTCCCTTAGGAACACATGACCACCCATACGGGTGAAGTGCTGTACACGTGCCCCCATTGCACCCAGACCTTCAACTCAAATGCAAATATGCATGCCCATCGCAAGAAAATGCATCGTAAGGAATGGGAAGAGAATCGTCAACAACGTATGGCCAAAAATCGAAAGTCCGATTCAATTATTGCCGTCAGTGTGCGCAAGACAACGGAAGCCAGAGGCCAAAATGATGAGAAAAACGATGATATTGACGAAGAGATGACAACCAACAGTATGGAGTTTTGATAACAATTTTAGGATTAAAGGTTAACCATTGACATAATTTTTGATctgtaatttgtaatttttacttaattgaaaagaagaaaacacaaaaatctCGAATGTGGTCGAACCGCTTTAATCCGGTTTCAAGACAACTGGTAACTAATGAGCATCGAAGCCTGGCTCCTTATCATGGGTTTAAGGTCGAATCTGACTGGCAATCTAGGCAACATATAGAAGCGTATGGTCCACAGACAATCTGTGATTATAGATGGCAAAACCAGTTTGAGTCGGTTTCaaagtgatttttttttccttatcaaTCAGTTCAAAGGTATAAATaattggttattttttttttctatattctAGTCCAAGATGTTATGAAGAAtgacaaaacaagaaaaatagaAATCATAATTCTGGTAAAATCTTATTTTCCAGtggaatatttttgttttctgtgatAATGACACATGGattattgccaaaaaaaaaaaaaaaaacaaccttGTTGACCCTTGTTTAAACTgaagaataaaaacaaatttgctCACGTTTGAACTAAAGAACGAAAACAAATTTGCTCACGCAATTTAATGAATACAATAAATTCAAGAAGATATGAATCGTGATTTCATCCTAATAcatatttttgaaacattGTCGATCTGGTTTTTTATAGAATAAAAATGACATTGTGATACATTCGTCTATATCTATGTGTCCCATAAAAATCTATTTCGCAataagttttaaaaatgtttaaattgttTACTTGTCTTGATTCTTGTCCAGTAATTAGGTAATTTAAATatgactttttctttttgacaCCAGGCTATAGTGTTGTGTTTATTCAATTTCGCACTATCACTTTGTTTGCCCAAGAAAATATGcacaataaaacaattacTTCGTCTGCTTAGTAGtcttccttttgtttttgttttttttttttttttgatgccGATCTTATCTCTTCGGCTGAcgaatattatttaaattgaagcCGGTTCGGCACGTGAATTTATAGGCAAATGGCTAAGAAAGAAATTCATCGAAATTCATGACAAATAGTAACTTAATACTTGTGGGTCCCCATGTTATAACCAAATTATAGACAAATGGCCATTAGTCGCATTTGAATATGCGTATTACAAATGGcgcaaaaaattataaaatgtaATGTTATCGATAACCGATTCCGCGCGCGAATTTTCTTTAAACTGTGTGGTTATCGATAACCTAAATTAGTGCTTATTTCATCACTATCGATAAGAACTACTGGCACAACTAATTCACGAAAAGATTATTTCTCTCAGTgtttcagttttgtttttttcattaaatGGACCAACTAGCTAAAGTATTTTCTCTGCAAGAGCAGCTGGTGGATTTCAAGGGTCCTTATAAGAATGAATTAGCGACCATTAAACTTTTGCATGAACCTACCAAGAAGCAACATTTTCAACAACTAACCAAACAATTGTTGGCTCATCTGGAAAAGGAAGAGCAAAACCAACGACATGACCATCAATCCTGTCAAGAGGAGGCGCGACTCCTTAGAGAGGAGGGTAATCGCATATATAAAGCAATGTCAAATCAGAATCGTTTACTCGAGGCCTGCCGACTTTACACCAAAGCAATTTTTAAAGCCGAAAGTGCTTATGATGAGCTCTGTCTTGCATTTGCCAATAGAGGCATGGCACTCCAGGAATTTGGCTACTACCAAGAGGCCTATGACGATTGTTGCCATGCTTTGGAATTTGGTTATAACCAGAAATTGCAACACAAAATTGTCATAAGACTAGCATATTGTGCagctaaattaaaaaatattgaggATTTGGAACGACATCTCGAATGTCTAAGAGAAAAAGATTTAAATGATGGCTATATAAAGCAATTGCTGGAACTAGAAGAGATTCTTACAGATTTACAGGAATCTAAAGACACTGCAAATAAGCAGACTCAAAAAGAGGAGCATTTGGACAAACAAGAAATGTAAGTGGAACTCGGAGATCTATCACATTTAAGACTTATCTGATTGATAGCATTATAGATTCCAATTGTGATAATCGCTATATGATAGCCAAGAACAACATTGCGGCGCATGAAGTTATTTTCCAGGAAATGGCCTCGGCCTTTGTGCCCATCGAGGATAACATCATTTGCCATCAATGTGCCACCAGCTTCATGTGTGCTCCCATACCCTGTCCGCATTGCCATCACAGGGTAATATACTGTTCGCGAGCATGCCGACAAAGTCATCTGTATATACATCAATACGAATGTGCAGCCTACAGGCTTAATCTGCTGCAGATGCTCGGGGTCTCTCATTTGGCCATGCGTTTGGTACTCACTTACCTACCTGAAATATTAACCCACTTTACGCAAGACTCAAACACTTTAGAGACATGGACGAAATTGTTGGAGTTAAATCAGAAAGGCCACAGCAAAGTTGACCCATTAAGACCACAATATGCAACAAGTCTCGGCATGATTAGCCACCTGAATAAAGTTTCACCGAATGAGCTAATGTATTATGCCTTGAGTGCTAACTTACTCCAAGTCTATTTGGAAAAGCATACGAAATTCTTCGAGCAATTTCCTCTCAACAAAAGACAAGATTCCAAAATCATTGTATCTGCTCTTATTTTGCGACATGCTGGTCAACTACTAGTAAATGGACATGTGGGCTATGCTCTCAGCTTTAGCTTGGATTTACCTCTATTAGAGCCAAGCATTTGGCAATCAACCTGGCGACTAAAATTGGGTTGTCTTCACAAATTGAGCCAAATAAAGCTGACAACTGCAATGAATCTGCCATACTTGAGTCTATGTAATCATGCATGTGATCCTTCCATAAGGACCAAATTCGATGGTCGCCAAATAATCGTTTATGCCAGTAAAAATATCAAAGCGGGCGATGAGATCTTCAATTGTTATACCCAGGATTACAACAACAGCTTAAGACAAGAGCGCACAGAGCATTTGCAAgatgtttacaaatttcaatGTCGTTGCACGAAGTGTATGAAATCAGACTACGATGAGGcatatgtaagtacatattTACCAATTTTTGTTAATCATTCTTCATTAACTCAACTCATTTTAGTTGAATTATCATCAATATAAGTGCGAAAGTTGTGGCAAATGGTTTGCTCCTACAAATTTGAATTGGTGGCTGGAATCCGACTTGGAAGTGGCCATAGATTGTACGCATTGTAAGGTCCAACAGGTCTTTCCTTGGTATCAACAATTTTTCCAGCTTTTAGAGAACATCCATGACAAATCGTCGAGACAATTGCTTTACAAATCGTTTTACCAACTTAATAATTGTTTATTGGATCACAATAGCCTCAAACTGAATATGGCTGGAGAGCTTATTGAGGCCTGCTTTAAGGCCCGCGAAggtattaataataataattaattatttgagAGTTTAATAGTTTACTTATTTTCCCCTTAGATGGCTACTCTTTGGACACTGAGGATTATCTAAATTTGGAGAAAGTTATAAGACAACAATTACTTGCCGTTTCAGTCCAGAAAGGCAGTCATTCATTAAACTATTTAGGCAAAATGACTTACCTATGGGATTTAATGGCcttgaaaaaatgtaaattagaTAAAGAAGAGTTGGAAACTATGTTAAAACTTTTAGAAAATTTAGCCCGAGAGATACGTGATATTTTCATAAATTACTACAACGATTTTAttgagcaacaacaacaatgtaaATAACATTAATTATAATgagatatatatttaataaattcacTAATTTCGAGCAACTGGCACTTTTTTGTAATActacaaactaaaaaaaaaaacaaaaagctaCACTCTCTGTCACCCTCTCTCCacacattttaaataaaatgcgAGGCATATTCATGTGGCATTACACCGCGACGTGGATA
Coding sequences:
- the LOC6640420 gene encoding proteasome subunit beta type-6; this translates as MDDFNVTDKPVSTGTTIMAVEFDGGVVVGADSRTSSGAYVANRVTDKLTRITDKIYCCRSGSAADTQAIADIVAYSLNYHEIQTNRDAEVWEAASEFRNFCYNYRDSLMAGIIVAGWDAQRGGQVYSIPLGGMLTREACTIGGSGSSFIYGFVREHYREGMQKEECVEFVKKAVQHAIYHDGSSGGVVRIGIITEDGIERRLFFNTETGLPEVSERSESSFIVAA
- the LOC6640419 gene encoding monocarboxylate transporter 12-B; translation: MDGQVNRVPDGGFGWVIVAAVAIINMTNQSILSVFGQLFGGELRRMNEDTFTAALITNLNSLALNFSGLFIGPAIKSFKPRNVAICGCLFVSLGLLICSMATESWHFIVGYSFFVGFGLGLISPSTFMAINSYFSSKRGRAVGVSLAGAGVGQVFMPHVVRYFLDNYDFQIAVLAMAMVSLTGIFGAMFLKPLNPPLQHNNRKHIRLLSEKDVEKCQVTPQAETVHQPSEESFSKKMLSRLVQALDLELLKDFVFWSIIVGMALVYTATINFTMIFPSFLRHSVDLNSQLVATCMSVVAFADIICRLLLPCLTDYLRIPYRVVFLLGTLGLFVARMFLAETKDLRVIIAMSVLTGMMKSATVINNNLTISSHCRSEKLAGGLGLSMMSKGLIVITVGQLLGWIRDYFDSYVICLYAQSVILFLVVIVWSPEIYYRYRRQKRTTTKSIETTIEAGVEEVAKLNA
- the LOC6640418 gene encoding transcription factor grauzone; translation: MNKLCYLCTQQKADDSIGHIDLASDEAKMMRLKEIIEKHFWLRIDNDALDDSFVCGPCWEQLLLFHNFYEKVEQAHKVLQANAPMVKCEQPEREKEKPRESVAEAVKTRRRGRPRKASAIEVKANEEELKAVLEQINLNEIKIEYPEADLTMADVLEDEEDDDDEAADDVDEHDNEEEFEHDDVNNNTESEEEEQEEEEDLKIEQKPKSKKQQVKKVAKKKRGRPRGSVRGRVAKRPMTATGVTIIEKSREFNEYLREHYKVQCSICSKPQEGFSELLVHMRQEHKQRGYAMCCNRKFYKRGVLVDHLQHHQNPELFKCHICNRVMGQRRSLELHMRMHEVKERGRLYQCDVCMKSFYSLKVCDRHKLTHIPKELWNDECPTCGKTFPNRYTMQQHVKLVHLNLYCKMCEICGKSIRGREALARHMEEHAGAPQKVIKCDLCDSILTNKYGLARHIKMMHTEENLQPMQCEYCLKISPSLQSHQHHIKYTHKTARTHQCPMCEKAFKRPNELKEHMTTHTGEVLYTCPHCTQTFNSNANMHAHRKKMHRKEWEENRQQRMAKNRKSDSIIAVSVRKTTEARGQNDEKNDDIDEEMTTNSMEF
- the LOC111519861 gene encoding SET and MYND domain-containing protein 4, yielding MDQLAKVFSLQEQLVDFKGPYKNELATIKLLHEPTKKQHFQQLTKQLLAHLEKEEQNQRHDHQSCQEEARLLREEGNRIYKAMSNQNRLLEACRLYTKAIFKAESAYDELCLAFANRGMALQEFGYYQEAYDDCCHALEFGYNQKLQHKIVIRLAYCAAKLKNIEDLERHLECLREKDLNDGYIKQLLELEEILTDLQESKDTANKQTQKEEHLDKQEIIIDSNCDNRYMIAKNNIAAHEVIFQEMASAFVPIEDNIICHQCATSFMCAPIPCPHCHHRVIYCSRACRQSHLYIHQYECAAYRLNLLQMLGVSHLAMRLVLTYLPEILTHFTQDSNTLETWTKLLELNQKGHSKVDPLRPQYATSLGMISHLNKVSPNELMYYALSANLLQVYLEKHTKFFEQFPLNKRQDSKIIVSALILRHAGQLLVNGHVGYALSFSLDLPLLEPSIWQSTWRLKLGCLHKLSQIKLTTAMNLPYLSLCNHACDPSIRTKFDGRQIIVYASKNIKAGDEIFNCYTQDYNNSLRQERTEHLQDVYKFQCRCTKCMKSDYDEAYLNYHQYKCESCGKWFAPTNLNWWLESDLEVAIDCTHCKVQQVFPWYQQFFQLLENIHDKSSRQLLYKSFYQLNNCLLDHNSLKLNMAGELIEACFKAREDGYSLDTEDYLNLEKVIRQQLLAVSVQKGSHSLNYLGKMTYLWDLMALKKCKLDKEELETMLKLLENLAREIRDIFINYYNDFIEQQQQCK